Proteins encoded by one window of Desulfovibrio ferrophilus:
- a CDS encoding amino acid ABC transporter permease (The N-terminal region of this protein, as described by TIGR01726, is a three transmembrane segment that identifies a subfamily of ABC transporter permease subunits, which specificities that include histidine, arginine, glutamine, glutamate, L-cystine (sic), the opines (in Agrobacterium) octopine and nopaline, etc.), protein MSLYPGLDRPRGPLYNKIWFGVFAAMVVLTLVGIYGATQYVDYVWRWNRVPQYFFYQEFVQIQAEIEGEVLSLDDQGKQTQVVVTGPDGEEAYLVPTDGLRVSEGDFIYSGDVLGASKQWKVGLFLKGLWMTLKVSFIAIFLGMAVGLLTGLARISDNPAFKWSAITYIELVRGSPLLVQLMVWYYVIGTLVNQVLANTGIPQVENFWYGVVGLAVFTGAYTAEIVRAGIQSINVGQMEAARSLGMSYAESMRKVIMPQALKRILPALAGQFISLIKDSSLLGVIAIRELTKITREVASASLMNYEMWLLCALLYLVLTFTLSVFVQSLERKAV, encoded by the coding sequence ATGTCATTGTATCCCGGCCTGGATCGGCCCAGGGGACCTTTATATAACAAGATATGGTTTGGCGTTTTCGCCGCTATGGTGGTTTTGACGCTCGTCGGCATCTATGGAGCCACGCAGTATGTGGACTACGTCTGGCGCTGGAATCGTGTCCCCCAATATTTTTTCTATCAGGAATTCGTACAGATCCAGGCGGAAATCGAGGGTGAAGTTTTGTCTCTGGATGACCAGGGCAAGCAGACCCAGGTTGTTGTCACTGGCCCGGATGGCGAGGAAGCCTATCTGGTGCCTACGGATGGGCTGCGTGTCTCCGAGGGCGATTTTATCTATTCCGGAGATGTGCTTGGGGCCAGTAAACAGTGGAAGGTCGGCCTGTTCCTGAAAGGATTGTGGATGACCTTGAAGGTCAGCTTCATTGCCATTTTCCTGGGGATGGCCGTTGGGCTCCTGACTGGTCTGGCCCGCATCTCGGATAATCCGGCTTTCAAGTGGAGTGCCATTACCTATATCGAATTGGTGCGTGGTTCTCCGCTGCTGGTGCAGCTCATGGTCTGGTACTACGTTATCGGTACTTTGGTGAATCAGGTGCTGGCCAATACGGGGATCCCCCAGGTCGAGAATTTCTGGTATGGCGTGGTCGGACTTGCAGTGTTCACCGGTGCCTATACCGCAGAAATTGTTCGAGCGGGTATTCAGAGCATCAATGTGGGACAGATGGAAGCGGCGCGTTCGCTGGGCATGAGCTATGCCGAGTCCATGCGCAAGGTCATCATGCCTCAGGCTCTGAAACGTATCCTGCCTGCCTTGGCGGGTCAGTTTATCAGCTTGATCAAGGATTCGTCCTTGCTGGGGGTTATTGCCATCCGCGAGCTGACCAAGATTACACGCGAGGTGGCCAGCGCCTCGCTCATGAACTACGAGATGTGGTTGCTCTGTGCCCTGTTGTATCTGGTGCTGACTTTTACCCTCTCCGTGTTTGTGCAGTCCCTGGAACGCAAGGCGGTGTAG
- a CDS encoding MBL fold metallo-hydrolase, protein MQAKPFRAFCAVCILIVGIMSCGAERTENKDPFSMKIKASPQFNDGKFHNINKIQINIMDNLFGMTRAYLCGDEQRFPKSAPPVQTLNLAALESSGDLGVTWLGHSTALIHIEGKLILTDPVFANRVSPLPLLGPKRFHDSMPITTEDLPKLDAVIISHDHYDHLDRDAICSLASRTEVFYVPLGVDKHLRGWGIPQNKIVALDWWNNSEHRSGLRFVATPAQHFSGRGLTDRNETLWASWTILGRNKRVFFSGDSGYAGHFKTIGDTYGPFDLTLIECGAYSQYWPVVHMMPEETIQAHQDLRGQLLVPVHWGTFNLAIHNWFDPMQRATKAASVQGVHILTPLPGEVISIPHAAACQKWWLSKGI, encoded by the coding sequence ATGCAAGCTAAGCCATTTCGAGCCTTCTGCGCAGTATGCATCCTGATCGTCGGAATCATGTCTTGCGGGGCGGAACGCACTGAAAACAAGGACCCATTCTCGATGAAAATAAAAGCCTCACCGCAATTCAACGATGGAAAATTCCACAATATCAATAAAATCCAGATAAATATCATGGACAATCTGTTTGGTATGACCCGTGCCTATCTCTGTGGTGATGAGCAGAGGTTTCCCAAATCAGCACCACCAGTTCAAACACTAAATCTTGCTGCCCTTGAATCTTCCGGTGATCTGGGCGTGACCTGGTTGGGGCATTCCACAGCACTGATCCACATCGAAGGTAAACTGATTCTAACAGACCCCGTGTTCGCAAATCGCGTGTCTCCCCTGCCCTTGCTTGGACCCAAGCGATTTCATGACTCCATGCCCATCACGACCGAGGACCTGCCCAAGCTGGATGCAGTGATCATCTCCCATGATCATTACGATCATCTGGATCGAGATGCCATTTGTTCTCTCGCCTCCAGGACTGAAGTTTTCTACGTTCCTCTTGGAGTGGACAAGCATCTGCGTGGATGGGGTATTCCGCAGAACAAAATCGTTGCCCTGGATTGGTGGAATAACAGTGAACACCGTTCCGGATTGCGCTTTGTCGCTACTCCTGCCCAGCACTTCTCGGGCCGCGGCCTTACTGATCGGAACGAAACCCTGTGGGCTTCATGGACCATCTTGGGACGAAACAAACGTGTCTTCTTCAGTGGTGATTCCGGTTATGCCGGTCATTTCAAGACCATCGGCGACACCTATGGCCCCTTTGATCTCACGCTCATCGAATGCGGTGCCTATAGCCAATACTGGCCCGTCGTTCACATGATGCCGGAAGAAACGATTCAGGCCCATCAGGATTTACGAGGGCAACTCCTTGTCCCTGTCCACTGGGGCACATTCAATCTTGCCATTCACAACTGGTTCGATCCCATGCAACGAGCCACAAAAGCAGCATCGGTTCAGGGAGTTCACATCCTCACCCCACTACCGGGTGAAGTTATCAGCATCCCCCATGCCGCAGCATGTCAAAAATGGTGGCTGTCAAAAGGCATTTGA
- the dapB gene encoding 4-hydroxy-tetrahydrodipicolinate reductase — translation MSTSIIVIGAKGRMGAIIAGMAKADPELELAGVIERAGCDEGLDVYGCLCGTELEAMLPECPGAVVIDFTSPAVSVANARKCVAAGNPIVIGTTGLSDDEKGELEEIAQNGKVFWAPNMSVGVNVLQKVLPMLVRALGEGYDMEMVELHHNQKKDAPSGTALKLAECLAEARDWDLKEVGKYSREGIIGARPKKEIGVQTIRGGDVVGVHTMYFMGPGERIEVTHQAHSRDTFAAGSLRAAKWLVQQQSGKLYTMSDIF, via the coding sequence ATGAGCACCTCTATTATCGTTATCGGCGCCAAGGGGCGCATGGGCGCCATTATTGCGGGCATGGCCAAGGCCGACCCCGAGCTTGAACTGGCCGGGGTTATCGAACGCGCGGGCTGTGACGAAGGTCTGGACGTTTACGGTTGCCTGTGCGGCACTGAATTGGAAGCCATGTTGCCTGAATGCCCTGGCGCTGTAGTGATTGATTTTACTTCTCCCGCCGTATCCGTAGCCAATGCCAGAAAGTGTGTGGCGGCGGGGAACCCCATCGTTATCGGCACCACAGGCCTTTCTGATGACGAGAAAGGGGAGCTGGAAGAGATCGCCCAAAATGGCAAGGTCTTCTGGGCTCCGAACATGAGTGTGGGTGTGAATGTGCTGCAGAAGGTGCTGCCCATGCTGGTGCGGGCCCTTGGCGAAGGCTACGATATGGAGATGGTGGAACTCCATCACAATCAGAAGAAGGACGCACCCAGCGGTACGGCTCTGAAGTTGGCCGAGTGCCTGGCCGAGGCCCGTGACTGGGATCTGAAGGAAGTGGGCAAGTACAGCCGTGAGGGCATCATCGGTGCTCGTCCCAAGAAGGAAATCGGCGTGCAGACCATTCGCGGTGGTGATGTGGTCGGTGTGCATACCATGTATTTCATGGGCCCAGGCGAGCGCATTGAAGTTACGCATCAGGCTCATTCGCGCGATACCTTTGCGGCTGGTAGCCTGCGTGCAGCCAAGTGGCTGGTTCAGCAGCAGAGCGGAAAACTCTACACCATGAGTGATATCTTCTGA
- a CDS encoding transporter substrate-binding domain-containing protein — MNIARKLMLAAFFVAVLASQAFTADFELAKKSTLETIMQRGELRIGTDPGYPPFEMTDKKGNVVGFDIDLAKEMAKAMGVKLNIVSTDYDGIIPALRADKFDIVASGMTLTQERNLQINFADPYIVVGQAIILNKKHEGKIKSYKDLNDPKYTVASRLGTTGEIATKRMISKAIYKSFDKEADGALDVVNGQADAFVYDLPFLVVFMAQQGGKNVVLLDKPFTYEPLAWGIKKGDPDFLNFLNNFMKQIKADGRYDRIYNKWIKSTGWIKNTQ, encoded by the coding sequence ATGAACATCGCCAGAAAACTGATGCTTGCCGCTTTCTTTGTTGCGGTTTTGGCATCCCAGGCCTTTACAGCAGACTTCGAGCTGGCCAAGAAATCCACTCTCGAGACCATCATGCAGCGCGGTGAACTGCGCATCGGTACCGATCCGGGCTATCCCCCGTTCGAGATGACCGATAAAAAGGGCAATGTCGTTGGCTTCGACATTGACCTCGCCAAGGAAATGGCAAAGGCCATGGGCGTCAAGTTGAATATTGTCAGCACCGACTACGATGGCATCATCCCCGCCTTGCGCGCCGACAAATTCGATATTGTTGCTTCGGGCATGACCCTGACTCAGGAGCGCAACCTCCAGATCAACTTCGCCGATCCCTACATCGTGGTGGGGCAGGCCATCATCCTGAATAAGAAGCACGAAGGAAAGATCAAGTCCTACAAAGACTTGAATGATCCCAAATACACTGTTGCTTCCCGTTTGGGGACGACCGGTGAAATCGCTACCAAGCGCATGATTTCCAAGGCCATCTACAAATCTTTCGACAAGGAAGCCGACGGCGCCCTGGACGTGGTGAACGGCCAGGCTGATGCCTTTGTCTACGACCTGCCTTTCCTGGTCGTCTTCATGGCTCAGCAGGGCGGCAAGAATGTCGTGCTGCTGGACAAGCCCTTCACTTACGAGCCTCTTGCCTGGGGCATCAAGAAGGGTGATCCGGACTTCCTGAACTTCTTGAATAACTTCATGAAACAGATCAAGGCCGATGGTCGCTATGACCGGATCTACAACAAGTGGATCAAGAGCACCGGCTGGATCAAGAATACGCAATAA
- a CDS encoding alpha/beta fold hydrolase yields the protein MKNNLSRYTTSVTLILTIFIFSLPCFGSQFIDSPVKQAAVNDISIGYRILGQGEPLLLITGYGATMDVWDHTLVERLAQSFQVIAFDNRGMGYSSTSETPFSYELFTSDALGLLDALNISRAHILGWSMGSCITQELALTAPDRTRNLILYASAPESTEIVKVLDRLGNLAPEELAGMMFPKPWFDGHPDIFGHLPAPPTVPDPAIIARQRMAIEQWAGATARLKTMNNDVLLLVGEDDFITPPAHSQNMTELIPKARLVTFPHGGHWLMYQAPEEMAQAITSFIRSDQEWSQ from the coding sequence ATGAAAAATAACCTTTCCAGATACACAACGTCTGTGACCCTGATACTAACGATATTCATCTTCAGCCTTCCGTGCTTCGGAAGCCAATTCATCGACTCTCCCGTCAAACAAGCAGCGGTCAATGATATCTCCATCGGCTATCGGATTCTCGGACAGGGCGAACCACTGCTGCTGATCACTGGCTACGGGGCAACCATGGATGTCTGGGACCACACTCTGGTGGAACGCCTTGCGCAATCCTTCCAGGTTATCGCCTTTGATAACCGCGGCATGGGCTATTCCAGCACCTCCGAAACCCCCTTTTCCTATGAATTATTCACAAGTGATGCCCTCGGCCTACTTGATGCCTTAAACATCTCACGCGCCCATATCCTTGGCTGGTCCATGGGCAGTTGCATCACTCAGGAGTTGGCCCTTACAGCGCCCGACAGAACACGGAACCTGATTCTGTACGCCTCGGCCCCGGAATCAACCGAGATCGTCAAGGTTTTGGACAGGCTGGGCAACCTCGCCCCTGAAGAACTGGCAGGCATGATGTTCCCCAAGCCATGGTTTGATGGGCATCCTGACATCTTCGGACATCTCCCCGCCCCACCAACTGTCCCTGACCCCGCAATCATTGCCCGACAGCGTATGGCCATCGAACAATGGGCAGGAGCAACCGCGCGTCTGAAAACGATGAATAACGACGTATTGCTCCTGGTCGGCGAGGATGATTTCATCACTCCTCCAGCTCATAGTCAGAACATGACTGAACTCATCCCCAAGGCACGGTTGGTCACATTCCCACATGGTGGTCACTGGCTCATGTACCAGGCTCCGGAAGAGATGGCGCAGGCCATCACGTCTTTCATCCGATCAGACCAGGAATGGAGCCAATAG
- a CDS encoding dimethylarginine dimethylaminohydrolase family protein: MFTHAIVRIPCENFAQGLTTSGHLGAADYSLMLKQHEAYCDALRSLGLTVDVLEAQASYPDAHFVEDTAVVIDEIAVITNPGAPSRSGEQVSIEPALAKYKAVARIEAPGTMDGGDVLLVGKQFFVGQSERTNAEGFKQFARIVAEHGYQAVSVPVGEGLHFKSGVNHIGSNRLLVTPDFAQCEALEGYEIFVTPEGEEYAANALLINDTLITPAGFPGVRAVLDATGLDVIELDMSETRKMDGALTCLSLRFSA; encoded by the coding sequence TTGTTCACGCACGCCATTGTTCGCATTCCCTGCGAGAATTTTGCCCAAGGCCTGACGACCTCCGGCCATCTCGGAGCTGCCGATTATTCCCTGATGCTTAAACAACATGAAGCTTACTGCGACGCCCTGCGTTCACTTGGTTTGACCGTTGATGTGCTGGAAGCCCAGGCTTCCTACCCGGATGCGCATTTCGTGGAGGACACGGCCGTTGTCATCGACGAAATTGCAGTAATCACCAATCCGGGAGCACCTTCTCGAAGCGGTGAACAGGTCAGTATCGAACCCGCATTGGCCAAGTACAAGGCTGTTGCCCGTATCGAGGCACCGGGAACCATGGATGGTGGTGATGTCCTGCTCGTGGGTAAGCAGTTCTTCGTGGGACAGTCTGAGCGAACCAATGCGGAGGGTTTCAAGCAGTTTGCCCGTATTGTGGCCGAACATGGCTACCAGGCTGTTTCCGTGCCGGTTGGGGAAGGCTTGCACTTCAAGTCCGGAGTGAACCATATCGGTAGCAATCGTCTTTTGGTGACACCTGATTTTGCTCAGTGTGAAGCCCTGGAAGGATACGAGATTTTTGTCACCCCCGAGGGCGAGGAGTATGCAGCCAATGCCTTGCTCATCAATGACACCCTCATTACTCCTGCCGGTTTTCCCGGAGTCCGTGCCGTACTCGATGCAACCGGTTTGGATGTGATCGAGTTGGACATGAGCGAGACCCGCAAGATGGATGGCGCCCTGACTTGTCTTTCTCTGAGGTTTTCCGCTTAA
- the ligA gene encoding NAD-dependent DNA ligase LigA: MTISQDIQGRVAELRGLLEYHNHRYYVLDDPELTDAEYDVLFRELLTLEQEHPELDDPNSPTRRVGGAVREGFEKRSHTQRMYSLDNAFDVNEWLLFTERIRREEPHAPLAFWADPKLDGLAVEVVYENGRLAAALTRGDGEIGEVVTENMRTVRNLPLTLTIPDSNSAHFIPQLLEVRGEVVMLKDDFHALNERQEEEGEKVFANPRNAAAGSVRQLNSKITASRPLRFMAYGVGSVRWADGAQSPGEHWRTQAEVMSALEEWGFTIPPGAQRFESPDGVAGYYERLAEERDGLPVEIDGVVAKLDDLELQEALGFTARFPKWAIAMKFPAHQAETRLEAIEIQVGRTGVLTPVARLAPVSVGGVTVSNATLHNEDEVRAKELLIGDTVVVQRAGDVIPEVVRPVKEKRDGTEQEYVFPRHCPACDSDAVRLEGEVAWRCVNASCPAVVKRSIIHFVSKAGLDIQGVGKKLIEQLVKEGRVQSPADLFGLGAGELALMERMGTKSAENAVAAIGKACKTASLDRLIAAMGIRHVGEQTAKTLARQYHDLDEIMSAGSDELMGLSDIGPEVAASIGVFFGNEDNRALLERFRKAGLWPVSDPTEESSSAGVLADKTFLFTGTLPGMSRPQAAKLAEAAGGKVVKTISKKVDYLVAGEKAGGKLDKAEALGLTVIDHAEFMRLLSGDESGNDEPDEDVVPTGTPQQLSLI, from the coding sequence TTGAATATCACAATCACCGCTACTACGTGCTGGATGATCCCGAACTGACTGATGCCGAGTATGATGTCCTGTTTCGAGAGCTTCTGACCCTGGAACAGGAGCACCCGGAGTTGGATGACCCCAACTCCCCGACCCGCCGAGTGGGTGGGGCCGTGCGCGAAGGGTTTGAGAAACGTAGCCATACTCAGCGAATGTATAGCTTGGACAATGCCTTTGATGTGAACGAATGGCTTCTGTTTACCGAACGTATTCGCCGTGAGGAACCGCACGCTCCGTTGGCTTTCTGGGCGGACCCCAAACTGGACGGGTTGGCTGTGGAGGTTGTCTATGAGAATGGTCGGCTGGCTGCCGCTCTGACGCGCGGTGACGGTGAAATTGGTGAAGTGGTGACCGAGAATATGCGTACGGTTCGCAATCTGCCACTGACCCTGACGATTCCCGACTCCAATTCTGCACATTTTATTCCTCAGTTGCTGGAGGTCCGTGGCGAGGTCGTCATGCTCAAGGATGACTTTCACGCCTTGAACGAGCGTCAGGAGGAAGAGGGCGAAAAGGTCTTTGCCAACCCTCGCAATGCGGCTGCCGGGTCTGTGCGTCAGTTGAATTCGAAGATCACGGCCTCTCGGCCTTTGCGTTTCATGGCCTATGGCGTGGGCAGTGTCCGCTGGGCCGACGGGGCGCAATCGCCCGGGGAGCATTGGCGGACTCAGGCTGAGGTTATGTCAGCCTTGGAGGAATGGGGCTTTACCATCCCGCCCGGTGCGCAGCGCTTCGAATCCCCGGATGGCGTGGCCGGGTACTACGAGCGGCTGGCCGAAGAACGTGATGGACTGCCCGTCGAGATCGATGGCGTGGTGGCCAAACTTGATGATCTGGAACTGCAGGAGGCTCTGGGCTTCACGGCCAGATTCCCTAAGTGGGCCATTGCCATGAAGTTTCCGGCCCATCAGGCCGAAACCCGCCTGGAAGCCATCGAGATTCAGGTGGGGCGGACCGGGGTGCTGACTCCGGTGGCCCGACTGGCCCCGGTCAGTGTAGGGGGCGTCACCGTATCCAACGCCACTTTGCATAATGAGGACGAGGTTCGGGCCAAGGAACTGCTGATCGGTGATACTGTGGTGGTGCAGCGGGCCGGGGACGTGATCCCCGAGGTTGTTCGTCCCGTCAAGGAGAAGCGTGACGGCACAGAGCAGGAGTATGTATTTCCCCGCCATTGCCCGGCCTGTGATTCGGACGCAGTGCGTCTGGAAGGCGAAGTGGCCTGGCGTTGCGTCAATGCCTCCTGCCCGGCGGTGGTCAAGCGAAGCATCATCCATTTTGTGTCCAAGGCCGGGCTGGATATTCAGGGTGTGGGCAAGAAGCTGATTGAGCAGTTGGTCAAGGAAGGGCGTGTGCAATCTCCAGCCGATCTCTTTGGCCTCGGGGCCGGGGAATTGGCGCTTATGGAGCGTATGGGGACCAAGTCCGCCGAGAACGCCGTCGCTGCAATTGGCAAGGCCTGCAAGACCGCATCGCTGGATCGCTTGATCGCAGCCATGGGCATTCGCCATGTGGGTGAGCAGACGGCCAAGACCCTGGCCCGACAGTATCACGATCTGGACGAAATTATGAGCGCCGGCAGCGACGAGTTGATGGGGTTGTCGGACATTGGTCCTGAGGTCGCGGCGTCCATTGGTGTGTTTTTCGGTAATGAGGACAATCGCGCCCTGTTGGAGCGATTCCGCAAGGCCGGGTTGTGGCCCGTATCTGATCCCACGGAGGAGTCCTCCTCTGCGGGGGTGCTGGCGGACAAGACATTTCTGTTTACGGGAACGCTGCCCGGGATGAGTCGACCCCAGGCTGCCAAGCTGGCCGAAGCCGCTGGAGGAAAGGTCGTCAAGACTATCTCCAAGAAGGTGGATTATCTGGTGGCTGGCGAGAAGGCGGGCGGCAAACTGGACAAGGCCGAGGCTTTGGGTTTGACTGTCATTGATCATGCTGAATTCATGCGGCTGTTGAGCGGCGATGAGAGTGGGAACGATGAACCCGATGAGGATGTCGTGCCCACAGGAACCCCTCAGCAGTTGTCACTCATTTAA
- a CDS encoding TetR/AcrR family transcriptional regulator yields MTLPRKLRKDKREAIVTAAAAEVLERGYQGSSMDRIAQRAKVSKRTVYNHFGSKDVLFRTVIGEHWEQAQQAIAVDYDPTISLRVQLLELGRREAGLLMDTEFMGLTRAVLSECIRSPEWAETMFTDMKKVESGIHILLSQMVADGKLDIADIDFAAHQYLGMIKGFLFWPRIIGWNPDPGPEECERVVAAAVDMFIAYYRS; encoded by the coding sequence ATGACTTTACCGCGAAAGTTGCGAAAGGATAAACGCGAGGCGATAGTCACTGCTGCGGCTGCTGAGGTTCTGGAACGGGGGTATCAGGGCAGCAGCATGGACCGGATCGCCCAGCGGGCGAAGGTTTCCAAGCGTACGGTGTATAATCATTTTGGAAGTAAGGACGTGTTGTTTCGGACCGTGATTGGTGAGCACTGGGAGCAGGCTCAACAGGCTATTGCTGTGGATTATGATCCGACTATCTCTCTGCGTGTCCAATTGCTTGAACTCGGACGGCGGGAGGCAGGGCTTTTGATGGATACGGAGTTCATGGGGCTGACCAGAGCCGTATTGTCTGAATGCATCCGCTCGCCTGAGTGGGCGGAGACCATGTTTACGGATATGAAGAAAGTGGAATCTGGCATCCATATCTTGCTTTCGCAGATGGTGGCAGATGGAAAGCTGGATATTGCGGATATTGATTTTGCTGCACATCAATATTTGGGCATGATCAAGGGTTTTTTGTTCTGGCCACGGATTATTGGTTGGAATCCTGATCCTGGTCCAGAGGAATGCGAGCGGGTGGTTGCGGCCGCTGTGGACATGTTTATCGCCTATTATCGGAGTTAG
- a CDS encoding SulP family inorganic anion transporter, translating to MLQRLSEIKDDLLTPSILLPSMAQGLIIGIMLVIIESSFANMIFAGSLSNFSAQATGLLIFGAMMMTLVTGVTSSFKGVVTLPQDIPAAIFVGIASTLMITMGSQESQEQFSTLVVLMMLSGVFTGLCFFVMGLFKLSNLVRFLPFPVVGGFLAGCGLLLCLGGLGVMTGVSPGLETLESYAQGQVFYKWLLGVGFALGLFALLKLRPHFLILPGALVLGIGAFFLGLAVLGIDASTARQGGWLVGSLPSGGLWPAFTPDDFAYVDWGVVLTQLPNVMIVALLATIALLLNMGGIELGARADLDMDKELFSGAAANLLGGLGGGFAGYAALSLSLLSHRTGVGSRLVSIFGALVCLMVVFVGAEVLTFFPKPILGSLLFLLGLFFFDDWIFSGWKKLTVVDFGIVVAIIAAIAWFGFLEGVGLGLLLAIFIFIFRFSRVSVIRKELTGADVSSQVERPVAARILLGQHADEIRVIMLDGYVFFGSACFLAQRVGALLKADHSPRFIVIDMGAIDGFDISAVNNFLRIAQQAQNGNVKLLMSRVPDRLWELFKRNSTPDVLDGVSLHNHLELALERCENEILQRECDAMNRTGDSDRLFHQAYDELDSHLQSMERFEAVLESVQHFAHEEKVSQGSTIVKVGQSLNGVYLVVWGTVGEYMEQDEQEIRLRLVGRGNVVVPQGILSDRVSAVTVRADENCVLAFIPRDAMEKFAQREPAQALRLYELLLSMATSTY from the coding sequence GTGCTTCAACGCCTGAGCGAAATCAAAGATGATCTGCTGACTCCATCGATCCTGCTGCCCTCAATGGCGCAGGGCCTGATTATCGGCATCATGTTGGTGATCATCGAATCGTCCTTTGCCAATATGATCTTTGCCGGTTCTTTATCGAATTTCTCGGCGCAGGCCACGGGATTGCTGATCTTTGGGGCCATGATGATGACCCTGGTCACGGGGGTGACGAGTTCCTTCAAAGGCGTGGTTACTCTTCCACAGGATATACCGGCAGCTATTTTCGTCGGGATTGCTTCCACCCTTATGATCACCATGGGCTCACAGGAATCCCAAGAGCAGTTCTCCACCCTTGTCGTTCTGATGATGCTGTCCGGTGTATTTACCGGGCTGTGCTTTTTCGTGATGGGTTTGTTCAAGCTTTCGAATCTGGTGCGTTTTCTGCCATTCCCTGTTGTGGGCGGCTTCTTGGCGGGCTGTGGGCTTTTGCTCTGTCTTGGTGGCCTCGGCGTGATGACGGGCGTTTCGCCCGGGCTTGAGACTCTGGAGTCATACGCTCAGGGCCAGGTCTTTTATAAATGGCTGCTGGGAGTGGGGTTTGCTCTGGGGCTGTTTGCATTGCTCAAGCTGCGCCCTCATTTCTTGATCCTGCCTGGGGCACTGGTGCTTGGAATTGGTGCGTTTTTCTTGGGACTGGCGGTCCTTGGGATTGATGCGAGTACTGCCCGTCAGGGTGGTTGGCTAGTTGGCTCGCTCCCTTCGGGAGGACTGTGGCCAGCCTTTACGCCGGACGATTTTGCCTATGTGGATTGGGGCGTTGTCCTGACCCAATTACCCAATGTGATGATAGTTGCCCTGCTGGCCACTATTGCCTTGTTACTGAACATGGGGGGCATCGAGTTGGGGGCTCGTGCGGATCTCGATATGGACAAGGAATTGTTCTCAGGGGCTGCTGCAAATCTCTTGGGTGGCCTGGGAGGAGGGTTTGCCGGGTACGCGGCCTTATCCCTGAGCCTTCTGTCACACCGAACCGGTGTTGGCAGCAGGCTGGTGTCCATCTTCGGGGCACTGGTCTGCCTGATGGTTGTCTTCGTGGGGGCTGAGGTCCTGACTTTTTTCCCAAAGCCCATTCTGGGGAGCCTGCTCTTTTTGCTGGGGTTGTTCTTTTTTGATGATTGGATCTTCTCGGGTTGGAAAAAACTCACGGTTGTGGATTTCGGCATTGTGGTGGCCATCATCGCCGCCATTGCCTGGTTTGGATTCCTTGAAGGTGTTGGACTCGGGCTGTTGCTGGCGATTTTCATCTTCATTTTCCGTTTCAGCCGTGTCTCTGTCATTCGCAAGGAACTGACCGGAGCAGATGTGTCCAGTCAGGTGGAACGGCCTGTGGCAGCGCGCATTCTGCTCGGGCAACATGCGGATGAGATTCGGGTGATCATGCTGGACGGCTATGTCTTTTTCGGTTCCGCCTGTTTTCTTGCTCAGCGTGTGGGAGCCTTGCTGAAAGCGGATCATTCTCCTCGGTTCATTGTTATTGATATGGGTGCCATCGACGGATTTGATATCTCGGCAGTGAACAACTTCTTGCGAATTGCGCAGCAGGCTCAGAATGGGAACGTCAAACTTCTGATGAGCCGTGTCCCGGATCGTTTATGGGAGCTGTTCAAGCGTAATTCAACCCCTGATGTTCTTGATGGCGTCAGTCTTCATAATCATCTGGAGTTGGCTCTTGAACGCTGTGAAAACGAAATTTTGCAGCGCGAATGCGACGCCATGAACCGAACGGGTGACAGTGATCGACTTTTTCATCAGGCTTATGATGAGCTTGATTCACACCTCCAGAGCATGGAGCGCTTCGAGGCTGTTTTGGAGAGTGTCCAGCATTTTGCCCACGAAGAAAAGGTGTCGCAGGGAAGTACCATTGTGAAGGTGGGGCAATCCCTGAATGGTGTGTATCTCGTGGTTTGGGGCACGGTTGGGGAATATATGGAGCAGGATGAACAAGAGATTCGTTTGCGCCTTGTCGGGCGTGGAAATGTAGTTGTTCCGCAAGGCATTCTTTCTGACAGGGTCTCTGCTGTCACAGTTCGAGCCGATGAAAATTGCGTCTTGGCATTCATCCCTCGGGATGCCATGGAAAAGTTTGCCCAGCGCGAGCCAGCGCAGGCACTGCGATTGTACGAATTGCTACTGTCCATGGCCACGAGCACCTATTGA